CCCGCGCCTCGGCTTCGCGCTTTAACTCTTTCCACAGCGGCTCATTGTGCCCTGCCCAGCCTTGAAAACCGAAACGCTCCCGGTTGAGGTTAGGCGCTTGGTCGGCGGCCATTAGCGCCGCTTCAATCAACAACGTGCCTGCACCGCATAACGGATCTAGCAGTGGCTCACCGGCTTTTGCTCGTTCGGGCCAGCCTGCACGCACCAGCAGCGCAGCGGCTAAGTTCTCTTTCAGCGGCGCATGACCAACATCACGGCGGTAGCCACGGCGATGCAAACTTTCACCAGATAGATCAATACCCAGGCTTAAGTTAGCGCGATGTAGATGGGCATAGATGCGCAGATCAGGCGTTTTCGTATCAACATTGGGACGCTCTTGACCTGCCAGCTGCAGTGAGTCTACAACGCCATCTTTCACCGTTTGGGCACCAAACCGGGTGTGGCGGATGTGATCGCTACGGCCATGAAAATCTACTGCGAGGGTTTTGCCAGACGTTAAATGCTGCGTCCAGGGAAGTCGGGCAACCACGTCACGCACCTGCTCGGCGGTATCGATCATCGATTCCCGAGCCAGCAGCAAAATAATACGGTTAGCCAACCGCGACCACAGGCATATGCGATAGGCGGTTTCTAGCTTGGCGGAAAAATAAACGCCCGCCACGGTCGTTTTACCTGGCTCGGCTCCTAGCGCTGAAAGCTCATCAGCTAAAAGGCCTTCAATGCCTTTAGGGCAGGTTGCAAGGAGGTTTAGAGGGGCAGTTTGGCTCGACTCGGTCATGTTTATCGCCGCGCGTAAGAGCGCGATATTCCTATATATGGCAAATGAGTTTACGTCTTATGACAATTTGATGGTCGACAAGTGACCCCATCATGAGCTAACAATAAGAGTGTAGCTACTGAAAAACGCATGCGTTGTTTGTCAGGGTTCTATTAGCAACTTGCTTTCAAGACCCCTAATTTGTCGAGTCTGCCGCTTTGCCCGTTCAGCACGTGAGTGCTAGGCACTAGCGTTGAGTGGCGGCTTGCCAAAGTTAACTATCGAAATAGCACTGATGCAAATATAGCATTTTTGCCCAACGTGCTTTTCTTATCAAAGGCTTTCGTGAAAAGAGGTTAGCCAATGAAACGACAAAAACGTGATCGCTTCCAACGGGCTTATGTTCACGGCTATAAAGCGGGCATTACGGGTCGCTCCCGAGATGACTGCCCCAGTCAAGATGTCAATTTACGCGAATATTGGATGAGTGGTTGGCGTGAAGGTCGCGGTGATCAGTGGGACGGTATGACCGGTGTCTCCGGTATTCATAAAAACCCCATGGTGATGACCTAGTTTTTTTACCTTTTCAAACATTACATTTGGAGTACGGAGCCCGCTGGCAAGCGGGCTTTTTTATTGCTCAATTATTGCTGTTTCAATGCCTCGGCACACGCTTTCACTAACCCAGGGCCCTGGTAAATCAACCCTGAATAGAGCTGCACCAAGTCTGCGCCAGCGGCAATTTTAGCAGCAGCGGCCTCACCGCTATTAATCCCGCCCACGCCGATAATAGGCAGCGTTGGCAGTTGCGCGCGCAACAGGCGAATCACCCTATTCGATGCTTCAAAAACGGGTTTGCCTGAAAGGCCGCCAGCCTCTTCTGACTGAGGATCACTCTTCACGGCCTCGCGAGATACCGTGGTATTGGTCGCAATCACACCATCCAGTGCATTTCGAGCAATACTGTCGGCTACCAAGACAACCTCTTCTTCACTCATATCTGGGGCGATTTTAACCAGTAGCGGCACCTTGCGGCCTAACGCGTTGTCCAGCTCTTGGCTGCGCGATCGGATAGGCCCTAACAACGCATCCAGTTGCTCACCGAACTGCAATGTCCGTAGCCCAGGCGTATTGGGTGAGGAAATATTGACCGCAATATAATCAGCCACGCCGTGCACCGCTTCTAAACAGAGCAGGTAATCATCAAGCGCATTCTCCACAGAGGTGGCTAAGTTCTTACCAATATTGATACCCACCACCCCGTTGTAGTGGCGCTTTTTCACCTGAGCAACAAGGTGCTCAACCCCTTTGTTATTAAAACCAAAGCGGTTAATAATCGCCTCGTGACCTGCAAGGCGAAATAGGCGCGGCTTCGGATTGCCTGGCTGCGCTTTGGGCGTCACGGTGCCTACTTCTACAAACCCAAAGCCCAGCGCGCCCAGCGCATCCAAGTGATCGGCATTTTTATCCAGCCCTGCGGCAAGCCCTACCCGATTACTAAAACGCAGCCCCATCAGCTCAACAGGGTCACTCACAGGCTCACCATATACCCGCTGCACACCGCCAACCCGGTGCAGTGTATCTAACGCACCCAGCGCCAACCCATGAGATGTTTCTGGGTCGAGTCTAAACAGCAGCGAACGGGCGAAGTTATACATCAGCGAGGCTCTCCAGAGCAGTGGGCATAAAGCAGACGAGCGGACACGCTACATGTGGGCAAATAGACGACATAGCGCGCGGCGCGCAGAGTATAGCGTAAATCAAGTTATCTTCGCAGCGCTGAGCGGCGAGAAAGGCGATGCAGTGAAAAAGCGGCCACAAAAAACCGCGCCCTGATTCAGGGCGCGGTAGGTGGTGTTACTCATCGGGCAAGATAATCGCTAGCTTATGGCTTACGCTTCACTATCACTTTCAGCAAGATCGACCAGTTCACGCACGGCAACAGCAAATAATGCAAAGCCGCCTTCACTGCCACCGCGAACTTCATCAATCAAATGGCACCAGCGACGGTGTAGCTCGGCGTGCTGCTCAAGCCACTGGGCGACACGCTCTTGAGTGTCACGGCTACCCGCTTCCAGCTTAAGCACGCTGGTCGTTAGCGCCAGCTGCTGGCGATCAATGTCGTCACGGAAGGTTTCTCGCGCTTGTGCTTGCCACGCATCGCGCACTTCCAGCTGGGTCACCTGCTGGATCATCCAGGGGAGCTCTAGGCGGCTGCCAATTTCGTAGAACACCTCGGCCACACGCTGAGGCTTCTCATTGGTGATCCGCGCAGCTTGAATAATACCTAAGCCAGCGTAGAGACTTGGTGCGGCAGCCACTGTGGTCGCTAGCGCTTCAGGTACACCAGCATCTAGCAGCTCGTCACAACGCTTACGCCATGCGGCCTGCTCTTCTCCACTGAGCAGCTCACCGATACTTTCTTGCAGTTGAGCCAGACGTGGGCCGAAGTAATCGATGGCATCTTGAGTAGACAGCCCCAAATGCTGACGCAGGAACCAACGCGTGGCGCGGCGAATCATGCGCATCAAGTCGAGCATCATCGAGTACTGCACACGGTTCGGCACTTGGTTATCCAGCGCCTCGATCTGCTCCCACAGGGATGTGAGATTAAACGCATCACGAGCGACTACATAAGCGCGGGCAATATCGGCTCGACCTGCGCCAGTAGAGTCCATTAGGCGACGAACGAATACAATGCCCATGTGATCAACCAAATCGTTAGCTACCTGGGTAGCAACAATTTCACGCTTCAGGCGGTGGTCATACATTTCTGTTTGGTAACGTTCAGTCAACACCTCAGGGAACAAGCGTTCCAGGTGGCGATGAATGTAGAGGTCATCCGGCACATCAGAGTTGATCAAATCGCCTTTCAGGGTGCTCTTAGCGTAAGAAATCAGTACCGACAGTTCAGGTAATCGCATGCCTTGGTCGTGACTGGCACGCTCTTTAAGTACGTCATCAGCAGGCAAGAACTCTAGTTCACGATCAATTTGACCGGCTAACTCAAGCTCACTGATAAAGCGGCGGTATGGCCCCATGCCCTGGTGAGACAGTATTTCTGACAGGTCTAGCGCCTGGGTTTGGCGATAGTTATCAAGGATAACCAAGTTAGCAACTTCGTCGGTCATATCTGACAACAGCTGGTTACGCTGCTTGTCGGTCATGTCACCACGCTTAACCACTTCATCGATCAATATTTTGATATTGAC
This genomic window from Halomonas sp. TD01 contains:
- the rmf gene encoding ribosome modulation factor — protein: MKRQKRDRFQRAYVHGYKAGITGRSRDDCPSQDVNLREYWMSGWREGRGDQWDGMTGVSGIHKNPMVMT
- a CDS encoding quinone-dependent dihydroorotate dehydrogenase; translated protein: MYNFARSLLFRLDPETSHGLALGALDTLHRVGGVQRVYGEPVSDPVELMGLRFSNRVGLAAGLDKNADHLDALGALGFGFVEVGTVTPKAQPGNPKPRLFRLAGHEAIINRFGFNNKGVEHLVAQVKKRHYNGVVGINIGKNLATSVENALDDYLLCLEAVHGVADYIAVNISSPNTPGLRTLQFGEQLDALLGPIRSRSQELDNALGRKVPLLVKIAPDMSEEEVVLVADSIARNALDGVIATNTTVSREAVKSDPQSEEAGGLSGKPVFEASNRVIRLLRAQLPTLPIIGVGGINSGEAAAAKIAAGADLVQLYSGLIYQGPGLVKACAEALKQQ